A portion of the Litorimonas taeanensis genome contains these proteins:
- a CDS encoding PAS domain-containing sensor histidine kinase, with the protein MKHAQDTIESAYDRKSISRNFIYYVLLSVVIFLGLTAALIYPQVQNVFDKVQNQSDENYAKTYASMLHRYIEDREFGLLDIAESSYVLNAVLLAQGDRADFRDFVSHAKLLREDPILTVLDLNAEIIFTESETTQDYSWARKIIDGATEQEFHLIPNSEKAQFELAIPIKFGRGREGVMVARFPVSLENIFNLTEFEANSSGVILSKNDVVLSTDIQAIEQPFSKIQYVDKYGVNITHVTSRTSVNITQRGFLVKFLMLAGFAALLSFTFLAYYGRRLIVQPYADLAQSQEAISKAVEGIARVSRSGRYVGVNSAYALTAGYEPSELIGEKWDVTVYPEELPILKAAYQDMIKEGKVTLETRGQSKTGKMFYKQVTMVPLFDEAGTFDGHHCFMKDISPRKEVELQREKLVDKLSESNEELERFAYVCSHDLQEPLRMVRSFSELLERHLHDSLENDTKGKKYLSFITDGAKRAQDLIRDILSYSSIDADDRHIEAVDMNSILSVVTKTYLKDNSSESAHITWDALPTIMGKKTQIYQLMLNLVSNGLKYQKPGQNGNVHVSARDLNNAWEIAVTDNGIGIDESYFDKIFEVFQRLHRRNEYAGTGVGLSICRKIVERHGGKIWVESKLDAGSTFYFTIEK; encoded by the coding sequence ATGAAACACGCGCAAGACACAATAGAGTCTGCCTATGATAGGAAATCTATTTCCCGGAACTTTATCTATTATGTTCTTCTTTCTGTGGTCATCTTTCTCGGCCTGACCGCGGCATTAATATACCCTCAAGTTCAAAATGTATTTGATAAGGTGCAAAACCAATCAGATGAAAATTATGCCAAAACATATGCCAGCATGCTACACCGATATATCGAAGACAGAGAGTTTGGCTTGCTGGATATTGCGGAGTCTTCCTATGTTTTGAATGCGGTTTTATTGGCCCAGGGTGACCGTGCTGACTTTAGAGATTTTGTGAGCCACGCAAAATTGTTAAGAGAAGACCCTATTCTAACCGTACTCGATTTAAATGCAGAAATAATCTTTACTGAAAGCGAAACAACGCAGGACTATAGTTGGGCCCGTAAAATTATAGACGGTGCAACTGAGCAAGAATTCCATTTAATCCCCAACTCAGAAAAAGCGCAATTCGAACTCGCAATTCCAATAAAATTTGGACGGGGACGCGAAGGCGTTATGGTGGCCCGTTTTCCAGTATCACTCGAAAATATTTTCAACCTGACAGAATTTGAGGCGAACAGTTCAGGGGTTATCCTTTCGAAAAATGACGTTGTCCTGTCGACTGATATTCAAGCCATTGAACAGCCTTTTTCTAAAATTCAATATGTTGACAAATATGGCGTGAACATAACGCATGTGACCAGCCGAACCTCCGTTAACATCACGCAGAGAGGCTTTTTAGTAAAGTTTCTTATGCTTGCGGGTTTTGCCGCGCTCCTATCATTTACATTTCTTGCCTATTATGGGCGGCGACTGATTGTTCAGCCTTATGCAGACCTTGCCCAAAGCCAAGAAGCTATTTCCAAAGCGGTCGAAGGTATTGCAAGGGTTTCTCGGTCGGGACGATATGTGGGTGTTAATTCGGCCTACGCCCTGACGGCCGGATATGAACCCTCGGAACTTATTGGTGAAAAATGGGACGTCACGGTTTATCCTGAAGAACTTCCTATTCTAAAAGCCGCTTATCAAGACATGATCAAAGAGGGGAAGGTCACATTAGAAACCCGTGGACAAAGCAAAACGGGGAAAATGTTTTATAAACAAGTCACAATGGTGCCTCTCTTTGATGAAGCTGGCACCTTTGATGGTCATCATTGTTTTATGAAGGACATTTCACCGCGTAAAGAAGTGGAATTACAACGAGAAAAGCTTGTCGATAAACTTTCAGAATCGAATGAAGAATTAGAACGCTTCGCTTATGTTTGCTCTCACGACCTACAAGAGCCTTTACGCATGGTAAGAAGTTTTTCTGAACTTTTGGAGCGGCACCTGCATGACAGCCTAGAAAATGATACGAAAGGCAAAAAATACCTAAGCTTCATAACCGATGGGGCAAAACGCGCTCAGGATTTAATTCGCGATATATTATCATATTCCAGTATTGATGCCGACGATAGACATATAGAAGCTGTAGATATGAACTCTATTTTGTCTGTCGTGACGAAGACGTATTTAAAAGATAATTCATCAGAGTCTGCACACATAACTTGGGACGCTCTGCCGACCATTATGGGCAAGAAGACTCAAATATATCAATTAATGCTAAATTTGGTTTCAAACGGTTTGAAATATCAGAAACCGGGCCAAAATGGGAACGTCCATGTTAGCGCGCGTGACCTTAACAATGCGTGGGAAATCGCAGTGACAGATAATGGTATTGGAATTGATGAGTCTTACTTCGATAAAATATTTGAAGTATTTCAGAGATTGCATCGAAGAAACGAATATGCAGGGACCGGTGTAGGCTTATCTATTTGCCGTAAAATTGTCGAACGTCATGGCGGAAAGATTTGGGTTGAATCTAAACTCGATGCGGGATCCACATTCTATTTCACTATAGAGAAATAG